Proteins found in one Nerophis ophidion isolate RoL-2023_Sa linkage group LG21, RoL_Noph_v1.0, whole genome shotgun sequence genomic segment:
- the LOC133539939 gene encoding calcium homeostasis modulator protein 5-like: MDKFQTVLRFLMNQKATIGYSFMALLTIGGERIFSMVSFQCPCNHDQNFAYGLTFLLGPAVVLLVLGLFFNTRLWRLYTGCCLNPMKLCPRGNCFGCFRVFTSIFTGACVAPLMWLSVALLNGTFYECAVSGRDENLVVDLFCKNKTMKCREELARVPCGRSKLSADERMDLLLMFRAQSQILGWFIIIIAATVGLLGTCYTNCRSKVSFLQRTFWKRYMEKEKEHFDAYTTDYASKLAERNLSSFFDNKNPEPFPFPNHKAWEQISELYTFSRSEQYYSTLHNYVERTDPDFPPEKRPVLDLERGMEMK, encoded by the exons ATGGATAAATTCCAAACTGTCCTGCGTTTCCTCATGAACCAGAAAGCCACCATTGGCTACAGTTTTATGGCTCTCCTGACAATAGGCGGGGAGCGGATCTTCTCCATGGTCTCCTTTCAATGCCCCTGCAACCACGACCAGAATTTTGCCTACGGGCTCACGTTCCTGCTCGGCCCCGCCGTTGTGCTGCTGGTCTTGGGTCTGTTCTTCAACACCAGGCTGTGGAGGCTTTACACGGGGTGCTGCCTCAATCCCATGAAGCTCTGCCCGCGTGGAAACTGCTTTGGGTGCTTCAGAGTGTTCACGAGCATCTTCACGGGGGCTTGCGTGGCTCCTTTGATGTGGCTCTCCGTGGCTCTGCTCAACGGGACCTTTTACGAGTGCGCCGTCAGCGGCCGCGATGAAAACCTGGTGGTGGATCTGTTCTGCAAAAACAAAACCATGAAGTGTCGAGAAGAGCTGGCCCGAGTACCCTGTGGCAGGTCCAAGTTATCTGCTGATGAGCGCATGGATCTACTGCTGATGTTCAGGGCACAATCCCAG ATCCTGGGCTGGTTCATCATCATTATCGCCGCCACAGTCGGCCTTTTGGGTACCTGCTACACCAACTGCCGCTCCAAAGTCAGCTTCCTGCAGCGCACCTTCTGGAAGCGATACATGGAGAAAGAAAAAGAGCACTTTGACGCCTACACTACGGACTATGCCTCCAAACTGGCGGAAAGAAATCTCAGCAGTTTCTTCGACAACAAGAACCCTGAGCCGTTCCCCTTCCCGAACCACAAGGCCTGGGAGCAGATCTCGGAGCTCTACACCTTCTCCAGGAGCGAACAATACTACAGCACCCTGCATAACTATGTGGAGAGGACGGATCCGGACTTCCCGCCTGAAAAGAGACCCGTCCTGGATTTGGAGCGTGGGATGGAAATGAAGTAA